From one Bos javanicus breed banteng chromosome 15, ARS-OSU_banteng_1.0, whole genome shotgun sequence genomic stretch:
- the LOC133261261 gene encoding LOW QUALITY PROTEIN: tripartite motif-containing protein 5-like (The sequence of the model RefSeq protein was modified relative to this genomic sequence to represent the inferred CDS: substituted 1 base at 1 genomic stop codon) has product MASGIVVNLQQEVTCPICLELLTEPLSLDCGHSFCQVCITANNLVSMNDQDEDRRCSVCRISYEPGNLRLNTHVANIVQRLREVKLSAEVEQERNLCLRHGEKLMLFCEEDREVICWLCEQFQEHHGNHTFLMEDVAQDYQKKLQEALEKLKEKQMEAEELEVKVRADIAVWKDQIQCERQNVKAVFQKLRKNLKYEEVKELQKLXRKEEVGLRNLADSKHVLIQQSQLVGNLISDVEHRLKGSTMEMLQDVNNIMKRSETLTLKKSRTLPKGQRRMCSALDLTDVQRVYNGLTDVQRYWGKETSQCYQDLAISEDQKQLRYVCILEPNNIYKNDDFEDHGVLGSPVITSQKYHWEADVSEKPAWVLGIYGGKQNEYTMKFLFENKGNGQYIYWRYQPKYSYWIRGLKNMFSPLILTLSLSIPPHCIVVFLDCNTDVLFVNVTNQGILIYRLSSCSFTRKMFPYFNPGKCNAPITL; this is encoded by the exons ATGGCTTCAGGAATTGTGGTGAACCTACAGCAGGAGGTGACCTGCCCCATTTGCCTGGAGCTTCTGACAGAACCCCTGAGCCTTGACTGTGGCCACAGCTTCTGCCAAGTCTGCATCACTGCAAACAACCTGGTGTCCATGAATGACCAAGACGAGGACAGAAGGTGCTCTGTGTGCAGAATTAGTTATGAGCCTGGGAACCTAAGGCTTAATACGCATGTGGCCAACATAgtacagaggctcagagaggtcaagttgAGTGCAGAGGTGGAGCAAGAGAGAAATCTCTGTCTGCGCCATGGAGAGAAACTCATGCTCTTCTGtgaggaggacagggaagtcaTTTGCTGGCTTTGTGAGCAGTTCCAGGAGCACCATGGTAACCACACATTCCTCATGGAAGATGTTGCCCAGGACTATCAG AAGAAACTCCAGGAAGCTCTAGAGAAGCTGAAGGAGAAGCAGATGGAAGCTGAGGAGTTGGAAGTTAAAGTCAGAGCAGACATTGCTGTCTGGAAG GATCAAATACAATGTGAGAGACAAAATGTCAAGGCAGTATTTCAGAAACTAAGAAAGAACCTTAAATATGAGGAGGTGAAGGAACTGCAAAAACTGTAGAGGAAGGAGGAAGTTGGTCTACGTAACCTGGCAGACTCTAAGCATGTGCTGATTCAGCAGAGCCAGCTGGTGGGAAATCTCATCTCAGATGTGGAACATCGTTTGAAAGGGTCAACCATGGAGATGCTGC AGGATGTGAACAACATCATGAAAAG GAGTGAAACCTTAACCCTGAAGAAGTCCAGAACTCTCCCCAAGGGACAAAGGAGAATGTGTTCAGCTCTCGATCTGACAGACGTACAGCGAGTGTATAATG ggCTGACAGATGTGCAACGCTACTGGGGTAAGGAAACATCACAATGTTATCAA GACCTTGCCATTTCTGAGGACCAAAAGCAATTGAGATATGTGTGCATTTTGGAACCAAACAATATATATAAGAATGATGATTTTGAAGATCATGGTGTCCTGGGATCCCCAGTTATCACATCACAGAAATATCACTGGGAGGCAGATGTGTCAGAAAAACCTGCCTGGGTCCTGGGAATATATGGTGGAAAACAGAATGAATATACGATGAAGTTTCTATttgaaaacaagggaaatggtCAATATATTTACTGGAGATACCAACCTAAATATAGCTACTGGATTAGAGGGTTAAAAAATATGTTCA GTCCCTTGATCTTAACCCTCTCCCTGAGTATTCCTCCCCATTGTATTGTGGTTTTCCTAGACTGTAATACTGATGTCTTATTTGTCAATGTCACAAACCAAGGAATTCTCATCTATAGACTCTCTTCATGTTCCTTTACTCGGAAAATGTTTCCATATTTCAATCCTGGGAAATGTAATGCTCCCATAACTCTGTGA
- the LOC133260967 gene encoding olfactory receptor 51Q1-like, producing MGCHCLLVTNSTQVPFYFILMGMAIFHTWISIPFCCLYTISIAGNTTLLAVIRAEPSLHEPMYLFLSMLALTDLGLSLTALPTLMRILWFNASEISFEACFIQFFFLHGFSFMESSVLSAMSFDHHMAICHPLHYFSILTKKAICRIGLAIICHYLLAVLPALFLLKRLPFYGSPHLSNSYCLHQDIIHLVCADTTTNNGYGFVLALLIIILDPLLTVLSYALILGHVLRIASQVERLRALSNCLSHILALLALYIPMVGVSMTHRFAKHAPRVVHVSMASVYVLAPPVMNPIIYSVKTKQIR from the coding sequence atggggtgccattgccttttggtTACTAACTCCACCCAAGTCCCCTTCTACTTCATCCTCATGGGCATGGCCATCTTCCATACCTGGATTTCCATCCCATTCTGCTGTCTGTACACTATCTCTATTGCAGGCAACACCACCTTACTGGCTGTCATCAGGGCAGAGCCCTCTCTGCATGAGCCCATGTACTTGTTTCTTTCCATGTTGGCCCTAACAGACCTGGGACTTAGCCTCACTGCTTTGCCTACACTCATGAGGATCCTCTGGTTCAATGCCTCAGAGATCAGCTTTGAAGCTTGCTTTATTCAGTTCTTCTTCCTCCATGGATTCTCCTTTATGGAATCTTCTGTGTTGTCGGCCATGTCTTTTGACCACCACATGGCCATTTGCCACCCCCTCCATTATTTTTCCATCCTCACCAAGAAGGCAATCTGCAGAATAGGTCTAGCCATCATTTGCCACTATCTTCTGGCTGTTCTTCCTGCATTGTTTCTGTTGAAAAGGCTCCCCTTTTATGGCTCCCCTCATCTCTCCAACTCCTACTGCCTCCATCAAGACATTATTCACCTGGTGTGTGCTGACACCACTACAAATAATGGGTATGGATTTGTTCTAGCTCTGCTTATTATCATACTGGACCCCTTGCTCACTGTGCTGTCCTATGCACTCATCCTGGGACACGTCCTCAGAATTGCCTCCCAGGTTGAAAGGCTCCGGGCCCTCAGTAACTGTCTGTCCCACATTTTGGCTCTTTTGGCCCTTTACATACCCATGGTTGGTGTGTCCATGACTCACCGCTTTGCCAAGCATGCTCCCCGAGTTGTACATGTCAGTATGGCCAGTGTCTATGTACTAGCACCTCCTGTAATGAACCCCATTATCTACAGTGTTAAAACCAAACAGATCCGTTGA